The genomic interval attttgtggtggtggtggtggggggtttaAAATGAATGTTCCAAGAATGCAAGTCTGATGCAAAAACAATTTTGTTCCTCCACAGGTCATTTCATTTGTCTCTTGATAACACATGATTGAGCAGACACAGCAGCTTTATAATGGCTTCCAAATGGCACTTTTTGCCATAATCATATTGTTTTAGGACCGCCATCGTAAAGATGACCACCTTGTCCGTGAATCGGGTGTTTCCCTTTCCTCTAAAGAAACATGACCACACACATCTGGCACACATTTATGCTGCTAAACCCATTTCGCTTCCATGGGGTTTAAGCAGTTTGTCTACAGAAATGTAACCAACCAACCTTTAATCAAAGTTTTCCCTGAGAGGCTGCATTTTCTCCTTTTGTAATCAAACAATAGAAATCAGAAAGACGATTAAGACCTGATTACATCCACACCATGCTTTGAAAATACATTTGAGTTTTTtgctgcacatttgcaacatcagAATTATTCCTTAGAAACACAGTGGTTGCAGAATTGGGAAAGAGGTGCCATGTATCTTATCCTGCAATATAATCATTTATCTCCTTTGACACAAGGGAGCCCTGAAGGACGTGCAGGACTGAGGCCAAAGACACTTGTCTGGTTGCCTAATATCACATGTGCTGTCAGACCAGCCATTGAAGTGACAAGGGCAGTTCTGAGACTTGATCAGATATTCTAGTTGTCCCAAGAACTTTTggtgccatgacccaccttgtcccctgcagtgggtcatgacactCTTCGTggtgctgaaatccatcattggGAGACCACAATCAGGTCGCCTTCTGGGTCGTCTGGGACAGTGaaccactctactggcctccgcAGGCCTTAGAATGGGTTTCAGAAGCTCCTGGaagtaaaaccagaagttgcaatcgaaaaccagaagtgactttcagatGCTTCTGTgaatcattctgaggcccatggaagcctgtagagtgggttgctggcctggcacaacctgggagaggcctccaggacctcccaatGAGGGTCTCCAGCCAGTGCATCACCTGTActcttctggaatggctccaattttgAGCCAAAGAGATACAAGGGAAGTGCAGGTGGGCCCTCAATGCACTCATGACTCAATGCACATAGGCTTGTGGCTCATCAGTGGTCACAACCCacacttgagaaacactgttctagtctgTTTTTGACCCTTATTGAGAACTGGGTCTCAAGAAGGGAGAATTACCAGATGTGGACCATAGAccacatttgctttgcatgcagcagaTGTTCAGCTCAGTCACCGGCATTTCCAGGTTCAGCTAAGTCCAAGAAGCCTTGGAAAGCTGCTACCAATGGGTGTAGAACAGTGCTTTCACTACctagtttgttggcaaccttcagtctcgaaagactatggtatcgcgctctgaaaggtggttctggaacagcgtctagtgcggctgaaaaggccgattcgggagtgacaatcccttccacactgggagcaagtgcagtctgtccctgccctgtctccctggctatgggccttccttctttgcctcagcctcagactgttggccaagtgtctcttcaaactgggaaaggccatgctgaacagcctgcctccaagcgggccgctcagaggccagggtttcccacttgttgaggtccactcctaaggccttcagatccctcttgcagatgtccttgtatcgcagtgcCACTAATGCTACTTAACGGTATGGCAGTTTGTAGGATGCACTGGGGGAAATGGAGCTATTTTACCTGGTTCTGAAGCAAAACAAACTCAGGgctattctccaaacaggaaggaaggaaggtgaatgTACTTATGAGAGTTGTAGGCTCTGTGAAGGTTGCTGCTATACAgtactgtactcctcacaaagtcTATTCACCCCCATAAGCACATTCATAAACTCCATGTttgtgctgcttcagaacaattacCGGCAAGTTGTTTTCCAGGATTTGGACACAGGGAAAATTAGACGagcttatatttatttatttatagaatttatatcccatcttcctGCCCTGGTAGAGGGCACTCAAAgcacaaaagaaatcatataaaaacataaaatatataaatatgtataaacaaacattaaaaaaaataaaacacagtaaaaattgaacttaaaatacattttttaaaaaagccatacCCTTGTGTCAGAattaaaaggcttctttaaataaaaaggtcttaagcccctgctgaaaggactctaaagagggagctgttctcagttccagggggagggagtccCACAAacagggagccaccaccgagaaggccctctttcttgccgccatccccctcacctctactggtagaagcacagtcagaagggtcccctctgatgacctgagaggacaggttggattgtatggaaggaggcggtccctcaaataccctgaacCCAAGCtgtgtagggctttaaaagttaaaactagcactttgaattcagcctggaaacaaactggcagccagtgtagccgccaaagCAGCGACCCTACTGAAACGAACagacaagccccagcaaccacgcAGGtggccgcattctgcactaattgtagtttccgggccatcttcagaggcagccccacgtagagcgcattgcagtagtctaatctggatgtcactagggcatgggtcaccgtggccaggtctgagcgacccaggtatggtcacagctggcgaatcagccgaagctgagcaaaggctcccctggccacatccgccacctgggaatctaggagcagctgtggatccaggatcatccccaagctgcggacctgctccttcagagagagtgcaaccccattcagagcaggacagtAGTCCAATACCGgagtcttggacttctggaccaggagaacctctgtcttatcaggattcaatttcGGCTTGTTTGCCCgcatccagctcccaacagcctccagTCAGCGGTCCAGAACTTTGACTGTctccttggaatcaggaggaaaggagagaaagagctgggtgtcatcagcatataggTGGCACCCTACCCCAAACCAAAGCCAAAGACTTTCATACACCCTTAAATTTTAGTCTTATCCATAGATCATAGtgaattccatgatttttggttttAAACTTGCCCTCGACTAATCCATGAGATTGACTTATGCACGGGTATATATGGTGCTTCTCTTCTATGCCAATAGTTCTCAcacttttgagcaccaggacccactttttagaatgatcaaCTGACatgccagaagtgatatcattaagtctagaagtcatggccagaagtcaTATCTagaagtcatggccagaagtgacatcatcaagttggaaaattttttaacaccctgccccatacaaaaaatcaaaacaattaagaaagtaaggcccaaatcctaacccacttttcagcactgggacgtgtgctgcatcctgcagttggggggcactcccggaggcctcctcaaggtaaggcaatatttgtacttaggagctgcattgcctttatgttggtgctggaaagtgggttaggattgcaccctaagtaaattaaaagtttagggtaagtttaaaaaaattatttacaataaagaagaaccctcctagccCTCCTAAGCAgtggctgatctgtttttttaaaaaatccccaaacattgcaaaggctgcaatcctatccacacttacccaggagtaagccccattgactatcattgttaaaagcatatacctagtagcttgataaaagttcagatctgtcacatttccccaaatgcagtcacataccatgcaagcatcatgtctaatatattgacaataaaatacacactgaagtgaaatgaatgggggactcatctgaaattggctcgcgatccacctagtgggtcccgacccacagtgtgagaaacactgttttatacaATATCATTTGATAATTTGTAGTTTAATTAAAACATTGCGTATTTCATTATATTACGGGTGGAATACCTGTGGCTAGACGTGAAAGGAAttgtggcacagctatgcaggTAAAAGCTTTGGAAGCCTGAAAAGGTATTCTTTTCGTCATTCTGTCACTCTGACTTTAGTGACATTCACGAGTGACATAGGCTTTAGAATCTATTCCCCATAGCTCAGACATCATTTCTTCCTATATAATGTTATTTTCTGTTATTAGTATTACGAATCTCACCAGACAGTGTAGTGGCTCCAACATCCCTTAACACCCAGGCAATTGGTTTGACATAGTATAATTTAGTCTTCAGAAAATTTTCTCAGTGAGAAATAAAATGCTTACACCTTGGGAGCCACAAGAGCTCCAAATGTTTAATTAAAAACTGAATTCTTATACTTTTCtctggtatttatttattaaagatTTTCTGCCTGTAGATGCAGTAGAAACTAGTTACAACAAagtcccattgaaagcaatggaataggccaggggtgtcaagcataagaccCGTGGGCTGGATACGGctctcagaagctctttatctggcccccatgataattggactctcccagcaccaacatCAGTTGCTCTCGgcttctgagctgcaaagtgacacatcaGCAGAAGCGGCCCTgttgaaagggcagtgctgggagagcccaattataatgtgggccaccctttcagcagcgcaaCTTTTACCCAAAGGGTCACATCAATTTCATGTGGCATTCAAACCGCTAGAACTGAATCAATtctaggggggacatgattgagacatacaaaattatgcaggggatggacagagtggatagggagatgccctttacactctcacataacaccagaaccagggaacatccactaaaattgagtgttgggagaacagacaaaagaaaatatttctttactcagcgtgtggttggtctgtggaactccttgccacaggatgtggtgatggcatctagcctggatgccttgaaaaggggattggacaagtttctggaggaaaaatccattatggggtacaagccatgatgtgtatgcgcaacctcctgtttttagaaatgggctatgtcggaatgccagatgcaagggaaggcaccaggatgaggtctcttgttatctggtgtgctccctggggcatttggtgggctgctgtgagatacaggaagctggactagatgggcctatggcctgatccagtggggctgttcctatgttcttaaactacaattcccaggaggccttgcaggtcttcttgttatctggtgtgctccctggggcatttggtgggccactgtgagatacaggaagctggactagatgggcttatggcctgatccagtggggctgttcttatgtaacatctATGCTGCAAAACTTTGTTTTCTGTTGAAATCATCTGATACGTTCTCCCGGTGTTCTTTCAGGGGCCCGTGGTGTCTCAGCCAGCGTGGTACAAGAGACGACAACTGATGGCTgttgaaaataaaaaaatgaatgacTCCTATCCACCACTGAAGATATCCAATGGGACTCACACATGCATCCTTTTTTACGCCACTAACGTCACCCTCACAGTCAACACGACAGTTCTCATTGATCTAACCAATTTGACCTTTGTGTCTCAACTTGTGAATACCAACTTATCTGACTGCCAAAATACCACCAATGCAATGTGAGTCAGATGCAGTTTCAAATACAAACCGGGAGTGCCCCTCAGAAGCTTCAGAAGAActtgaaggcacttctggttgacTTCAGGAGGTTCGGTGAAGCCCTCAAGACGCAGGTTGGGACCTGCGTTAAGTCAAATCCACGGgtcctgaaactgcagataaggagggccaacctaTATGTGTCTTGTGTTCCCTCCATGCTCTTCTTTACTATGCCTTCATTGTCTTTGTACATCttgccttttctttttccccacaaTTAACATTTCAGAAGAATGTCATTGTAAGATCTCCTTACAGGCAATTCGAACCAACACTTGAATTTAAGTGAGCTGTAAATATCTATATAGAGCAAGATCTCCTACATGGaatatttctcttttttgtttGCCAACACAATGAGAAATCTTCTTGAAAATGACAGTCATGATCATTTGTTGCCTTCGCTGTTGTCATTTCTTTGTATTTATCTCTCAGCTTCTATAATTAAATTTGTTTCCTGTTTAAGAAATTCAAAGTTTTCAATATGAAAAGGACACGGAGTAACATTGCCTTCCTTTTTTTTATTGTTAGATTGTCATTAAAATATACCAACCCAGTGAGCAGTATCAAGGACCTGGAAATAAGGTATTTTTATAAATCACTTCCCTGCGTTATAGGGAGTGGCTATCAAATTATCAAATGCCAAATATTCAGTCTTTTTTAAAAGGGGTAGAAGATACTGACCAAGAGCCAAAGAAACTGGTCCCATGAACCCAAAGGAGCTTTAGCTAGGCTTTCTTTAAGAGTACCTCATTGGGCCATGTAGCAAGCAGCTTTTGAAATGGAGGGGATTTTTCAAGAACAGTTTgtggtctgatcttggaagctaagcagggtcaggcctggttggtacttggatgggagaccgcctgggaataccgggtgctgcaggcttataccatagtctttcgagactgaaggttgccaattattTTTGTGGTCTGGtattgggtagcccaatcctctgcttcccagtgcccaggactgcagcggCACCTAAATGGTGACTGCCGCATccaatggggccagggaagcagctgcagGTCTGCAGTGGCCAGgcggcccaatgggtctcctcggatctgtgtcCACTATTGAGCGGaagcaggtttgaggagacccatgatGGGTTTCCTGGCTTGGGAGGGTTGGGATATGGCAGTAGAGCCTGCGGccacctccaccccctccccggcCCACTCCTCTACcacgccctccccctgcccagttctgcgcCCTTCCCCTTGCTCCCTAACACCCACCAGCTGGCGGTACAACTTACCACCAGGAGCCCTCCCCTTGCCTAGGCTGATCCTCAGACAGCCCCCATCCCGCATTGGAAGttgggcaggccagctggcctccctgttccagcatgggttagaatTTGGCTGTTAGTCATATCATTCCTCTTGCCCAGGCTGAGTCACAGACAGCCCCAACCCCGTGTTGAATGTggggcaagccagctggcctccctATCAGcttgggttaggattggactgttagtcataTCATTTCACATTATAATATATGTGTTAAGAATTAATGTACAAGTGCCCCCCCATATCAGTGGGGGTTCCGTTAACccctccccatggatacagaaaccgcAGGTATGGGGAAACTTTATATAAATAACGCCCCTCCCTGCATACTCATAGCCCAGATTTttatttcaggctgcaatcctatagacacttcctgggagtaagctccacagagcacagcgggacttacttctgagtagtcatgcctatgATAGCTCTGTAAGGAAGTGAATCAGCAAGtaaaagcccagtcctaagcatgtgtattcataagtaagtcccatcatagtcaggggagcttactcccaggtaaatgtggataggattgcagcctacgtaTCAAAATCACATCTTGAAGTACCATAGCACATGAAAACCATTTGGGAAGGTCTCTTTAACCACCGCCAAGCCCAAAATCGGCAGTTTCAAAGAGAGATCAAATGGAATCCTTATCTGATCTGTCACTTATTACTTCCTGAGCAGAGATGCCACCACTTTTCCCCACTCTTTTTGACTCAAAACGCTTTgtatttcctttctctctctagATTTATGATGAGCAACAAGTTCTATGAAGGCTCTGCAAGGAACTGGTTCACTTTAGACCATGTTTGGATTCTGCAAGACGAGAGAAACATCTCCAAATTTAATGTCTCTAAAATATCTAGTCCTGTGGAGTATTCATTTCATTGCCAGCTGGTGGGAACCAGCAGACTCTACGGTGCAACTCTGATTCCAGACAGCCATGAAGCGAAGAGCTGGGACATTGTCATTTCTGAGTTCCAAGTGAGTACACCATTCATCGCCATTTCTAAAGCAATTCTAAAAACGATTACTTGCAATAGGAATTGGACAAAAACATAAATTGAACATCACctctatttttttatttcttcaaccCTAAGAGAAAGCTAAAGAAAACTGTTATATCCACTGCAAGACCACCATCCCCCTCCCAAGAAGTTATTCAGTTATtggaggaaagggggcaggaagagtAAGGACAAAAGAAGAATAGTAAGAACATAGAAGAACAGTGAGATAGAGATACTGGAGAGTCATCAACAGAATACAGGCTAAGTGTTAGCTGGGGTATGGGGAATGTGGGGCACGTACATACTCCTGATGGATATCAGTGGGGGGGGTGAGGAAGACAAATAACAAAGTGGGAGCCATCTGAAGCAATAAGAATTGAACATAGAGGCAGCAAAGTGGACCAGATTGAGTTATAGgaatgcatcataagaacataagaagaaccccgctggatcaagccaaagacttaactagtccagcttcctgtatctcacagtgacctacgagatgtctcaggaagcacacaagaccataagagacttacatcctggtgccctcccttgcatctggcattctgaggtagcctacttctaaacacAGCATCTCCTAGTTCTTCCAATCACTTTTTTCACCCAGATAAGACATTTTGACTATGAtgtttgtgttcaatgggatttactcccaggaaagtgcatatagaatCGCAGCATTTTCTCTTGGACTacagcagggtttttcaaactgtgggttgtaacccactttgtgggtcatgacccaatatCTGATGGGTCCTGGATGGGTCCTGGATTGCAGGCTTCAGGAAGACTCTGCGGGtctccagaagcaaccagaaagtcacttctggagaCCCACAGAGTCttcctgaggcctgcagaggcctggtgCAGCCTCCGTCTGAAGGGCTTCCAATGTGGAGCCAACCAAACATAAGAGTGGGTAGAAGGTCCAATCCAGGACCCATCAGatattgggtcatgacccacaaagTGGGttacaaaccacagtttgaaaaacccttgAAAAagaatatctggtgtgctccctggggcatttggtgggccgttgtgagatacaggaagctggactagatgggcctatggcctgatccagtggggctgttcttatgttcttagagtggGTAGAAGGCCCAATCCAAaaccagaaagtcacttctgatttacttctgggtttgtgaaagTGATTTgcggttgcttccagaggcctgcgGAGGCCCAGTGCTTGAGAAGAAGGTGGGTCACTgtgccctccaccacagaacaTGTGGGTCACGTCCAGGGGAAGTTGGAGAACCTCTGAACTGtggtatactttaaaaaaaaatactggaacAGATATAAACACGCATGCATGCTTAACAGATTGTGTTCCATGACTTTTGGGACTCATTTACTACAAATAGATatttttttcctgtacccataAATATCTGTGTCTAACAAATACGTACTTCAAACATCTGATGAAGTGAGCTCTTATCCATGACCGTCTGTACCACAAAACATTTGATAGTATTTAGGGTATGAAAAATGATTCTCTGTGAGTTTGGCTACAAAGGATTCTTTGTGGGTGTTGCTACTCTCTCAAATTGGTCTAatcctggggtgtcaaacataaggccctgggggggtggtggatgcagcccatggaagctctttatccagtcctCGGGCtgtctcagcaccaccatcagttgtTCTCAGCCATTgcgctgtgctgaggtgtcactggtAAAAGGGTGGaccacttgataattgggctctcccatatgttgaaaatatgatcaagatttgtgtgttttctcttctgtcacttggaGTTGatgagttccaaagtgagaaaaaagggcttatttctggttatgacttgcataatgtcatcacttcctgcttaatgacataacttctggccctcagcaggcatcacaaatgctatctcggcccactgtatgaaacaaatctGACAttcctctaacccaggggtctccaaaccctagcctgggggccagatgtggcctgcagtgagcctctaacTGGcacgtggccagcctctgatctcctgagagcctctggcccagttgtccacacacaaccagagttgtgcttgtggggtgggggaatgggagtccatttaagtgtgtgctttatttcttgggctgtgtttgtgcttggagaagtcctgaacatttgagcccattcttttattcattcatctaagttccatctctaatgtatttatttgaattttatatttaattgttttttatggaccgtgacactgtgccagatattttatttGGCCCTTCggtctaaaagtttagagacccctgctctaatccatTATTTCTGCACTGTTTTGTCAAATAACGAGGAATGTTAAGAATGTGGTTATTAGCTTATTTTAATTATTCATACTATACTATACCATAC from Tiliqua scincoides isolate rTilSci1 chromosome 7, rTilSci1.hap2, whole genome shotgun sequence carries:
- the LOC136657063 gene encoding V-type proton ATPase subunit S1-like, with the protein product MQGPVVSQPAWYKRRQLMAVENKKMNDSYPPLKISNGTHTCILFYATNVTLTVNTTVLIDLTNLTFVSQLVNTNLSDCQNTTNAILSLKYTNPVSSIKDLEIRFMMSNKFYEGSARNWFTLDHVWILQDERNISKFNVSKISSPVEYSFHCQLVGTSRLYGATLIPDSHEAKSWDIVISEFQIQAFSTGNDTFSYASDCTTFFTPAIWMALVSSFILLLILTYGIHMVVHLTTNSRFDDPKNAALSVPQTE